In Gymnogyps californianus isolate 813 chromosome 1, ASM1813914v2, whole genome shotgun sequence, the following are encoded in one genomic region:
- the CPSF6 gene encoding cleavage and polyadenylation specificity factor subunit 6 isoform X2 has product MADGVDHIDIYADVGEEFNQEAEYGGHDQIDLYDDVISPSANNGDAPEDRDYMDSLPPSVGDDVGKGAAPNVVYTYTGKRIALYIGNLTWWTTDEDLTEAVHSLGVNDILEIKFFENRANGQSKGFALVGVGSEASSKKLMDLLPKRELHGQNPVVTPCNKQFLSQFEMQSRKTTQSGQMSGEGKAGPPGGSSRAAFPPSNRGRGRFPGAIPGGDRFPGPAGPGGPPPPFPAGQTPPRPPLGPPGPPGPPGPPPPGQVLPPPLAGPPNRGDRPPPPVLFPGQPFGQPPLGPLPPGPPPPVPGYGPPPGPPPPQQGPPPPPGPFPPRPPGPLGPPLTLAPPPHLPGPPPGAPPPAPHVNPAFFPPPANSGIPTSDSRGPPPTDPYGRPPPYDRGDYGPPGRRFTGNNMSIREKLHIPFYGRHTKNNTQNSGREMDAARTPLSEAEFEEIMNRNRAISSSAISRAVSDASAGDYGSAIETLVTAISLIKQSKVSADDRCKVLISSLQDCLHGIESKSYGSGSRRERSRERDHSRSREKSRRHKSRSRDRHDDYYRERSRERERHRDRDRDRDRERDREREYRHR; this is encoded by the exons ATGGCGGACGGCGTGGACCACATCGACATCTACGCCGATGTGGGCGAGGAATTCAACCAG GAAGCTGAATATGGTGGACATGATCAGATTGATTTATATGATGATGTAATTTCTCCATCTGCGAATAATGGAGATGCCCCAGAAGATCGTGATTACATGGATTCTCTCCCACCATCTGTTGGGGATGATGTAGGTAAAGGAGCTGCACCAAATGTTGTCTATACGTATACTGGAAAAAGAATTGCCTTGTACATTGGAAATCTTACTTGG tggacAACAGATGAAGACTTAACTGAAGCAGTTCATTCACTGGGGGTAAATGATATTTTGGAGAtaaaattttttgaaaatcGTGCTAATGGCCAGTCTAAAGG gtTTGCCCTTGTGGGTGTGGGATCAGAAGCATCCTCCAAAAAGTTGATGGATTTATTGCCTAAAAGAGAATTGCATGGGCAGAATCCTGTTGTGACTCCATGTAATAAACAATTTCTGAGTCAGTTTGAAATGCAGTCAAGGAAAA CCACACAGTCTGGCCAGATGTCTGGGGAAGGTAAAGCTGGTCCCCCAGGAGGAAGCTCACGAGCAGCGTTTCCACCTAGTAACAGAGGGCGAGGTCGTTTTCCAGGTGCCATTCCAGGTGGAGACAGATTCCCTGGACCTGCAGGGCCAGGAGGGCCACCACCACCTTTCCCAG ctggaCAAACTCCCCCACGTCCACCTTTAGGTCCTCCTGGCCCACCAGGCCCACCAGGCCCTCCACCTCCTGGTCAGGTCCTCCCACCTCCATTAGCTGGACCTCCTAATCGTGGTGACCGTCCACCACCACCAGTTCTGTTTCCAGGACAGCCTTTTGGTCAGCCTCCACTTGGGCCACTTCCTCCAGGCCCTCCACCACCAGTACCAGGCTATGGGCCACCACCAGGTCCGCCACCACCTCAGCAGGGTCCACCTCCACCTCCAGGTCCATTTCCCCCTCGTCCGCCTGGCCCTCTTGGGCCACCCCTGACTCTTGCTCCTCCTCCACACCTCCCTGGGCCACCTCCAGGTGCTCCACCACCTGCACCACATGTGAATCCAGCTTTCTTCCCCCCACCTGCCAATAGTGGCATACCTACTTCAGACAGCCGTGGCCCACCTCCGACAGATCCATATGGCCGACCTCCACCATATGACAGAGGTGACTATGGGCCACCTGGAAG GCGTTTCACTGGAAATAACATGTCCATAAGAGAAAAATTACATATTCCATTCTATGGGAGGCACACGAAAAATAATACTCAAAACTCAGGGAG AGAAATGGATGCTGCAAGGACACCTCTAAGTGAAGCAGAATTTGAAGAAATCATGAATAGAAATAGGGCGATCTCGAGCAGTGCCATTTCGAGAGCTGTATCAGATGCCAGTGCTG GGGACTATGGAAGTGCTATAGAGACCTTGGTAACTGCAATTTCCTTAATTAAACAGTCCAAAGTATCTGCGGATGATCGCTGTAAAGTACTTATTAGCTCTCTTCAGGACTGCCTTCATGGAATTGAGTCCAAGTCTTATGGTTCTGGATCCAG ACGTGAGCGATCCAGAGAGAGGGACCACAGTAGGTCACGAGAAAAAAGTAGGCGCCACAAATCACGTAGTAGAGATCGTCATGATGACTACTATCGGGAAAGAAGCCGTGAAAGAGAGAGGCATCGTGATCGTGACAGAGATCGCGACAGAGAAcgagacagagagagagaatatcGTCATCGTTAA
- the CPSF6 gene encoding cleavage and polyadenylation specificity factor subunit 6 isoform X1 yields MADGVDHIDIYADVGEEFNQEAEYGGHDQIDLYDDVISPSANNGDAPEDRDYMDSLPPSVGDDVGKGAAPNVVYTYTGKRIALYIGNLTWWTTDEDLTEAVHSLGVNDILEIKFFENRANGQSKGFALVGVGSEASSKKLMDLLPKRELHGQNPVVTPCNKQFLSQFEMQSRKTTQSGQMSGEGKAGPPGGSSRAAFPPSNRGRGRFPGAIPGGDRFPGPAGPGGPPPPFPAGQTPPRPPLGPPGPPGPPGPPPPGQVLPPPLAGPPNRGDRPPPPVLFPGQPFGQPPLGPLPPGPPPPVPGYGPPPGPPPPQQGPPPPPGPFPPRPPGPLGPPLTLAPPPHLPGPPPGAPPPAPHVNPAFFPPPANSGIPTSDSRGPPPTDPYGRPPPYDRGDYGPPGRRFTGNNMSIREKLHIPFYGRHTKNNTQNSGREMDAARTPLSEAEFEEIMNRNRAISSSAISRAVSDASAGDYGSAIETLVTAISLIKQSKVSADDRCKVLISSLQDCLHGIESKSYGSGSRRRERSRERDHSRSREKSRRHKSRSRDRHDDYYRERSRERERHRDRDRDRDRERDREREYRHR; encoded by the exons ATGGCGGACGGCGTGGACCACATCGACATCTACGCCGATGTGGGCGAGGAATTCAACCAG GAAGCTGAATATGGTGGACATGATCAGATTGATTTATATGATGATGTAATTTCTCCATCTGCGAATAATGGAGATGCCCCAGAAGATCGTGATTACATGGATTCTCTCCCACCATCTGTTGGGGATGATGTAGGTAAAGGAGCTGCACCAAATGTTGTCTATACGTATACTGGAAAAAGAATTGCCTTGTACATTGGAAATCTTACTTGG tggacAACAGATGAAGACTTAACTGAAGCAGTTCATTCACTGGGGGTAAATGATATTTTGGAGAtaaaattttttgaaaatcGTGCTAATGGCCAGTCTAAAGG gtTTGCCCTTGTGGGTGTGGGATCAGAAGCATCCTCCAAAAAGTTGATGGATTTATTGCCTAAAAGAGAATTGCATGGGCAGAATCCTGTTGTGACTCCATGTAATAAACAATTTCTGAGTCAGTTTGAAATGCAGTCAAGGAAAA CCACACAGTCTGGCCAGATGTCTGGGGAAGGTAAAGCTGGTCCCCCAGGAGGAAGCTCACGAGCAGCGTTTCCACCTAGTAACAGAGGGCGAGGTCGTTTTCCAGGTGCCATTCCAGGTGGAGACAGATTCCCTGGACCTGCAGGGCCAGGAGGGCCACCACCACCTTTCCCAG ctggaCAAACTCCCCCACGTCCACCTTTAGGTCCTCCTGGCCCACCAGGCCCACCAGGCCCTCCACCTCCTGGTCAGGTCCTCCCACCTCCATTAGCTGGACCTCCTAATCGTGGTGACCGTCCACCACCACCAGTTCTGTTTCCAGGACAGCCTTTTGGTCAGCCTCCACTTGGGCCACTTCCTCCAGGCCCTCCACCACCAGTACCAGGCTATGGGCCACCACCAGGTCCGCCACCACCTCAGCAGGGTCCACCTCCACCTCCAGGTCCATTTCCCCCTCGTCCGCCTGGCCCTCTTGGGCCACCCCTGACTCTTGCTCCTCCTCCACACCTCCCTGGGCCACCTCCAGGTGCTCCACCACCTGCACCACATGTGAATCCAGCTTTCTTCCCCCCACCTGCCAATAGTGGCATACCTACTTCAGACAGCCGTGGCCCACCTCCGACAGATCCATATGGCCGACCTCCACCATATGACAGAGGTGACTATGGGCCACCTGGAAG GCGTTTCACTGGAAATAACATGTCCATAAGAGAAAAATTACATATTCCATTCTATGGGAGGCACACGAAAAATAATACTCAAAACTCAGGGAG AGAAATGGATGCTGCAAGGACACCTCTAAGTGAAGCAGAATTTGAAGAAATCATGAATAGAAATAGGGCGATCTCGAGCAGTGCCATTTCGAGAGCTGTATCAGATGCCAGTGCTG GGGACTATGGAAGTGCTATAGAGACCTTGGTAACTGCAATTTCCTTAATTAAACAGTCCAAAGTATCTGCGGATGATCGCTGTAAAGTACTTATTAGCTCTCTTCAGGACTGCCTTCATGGAATTGAGTCCAAGTCTTATGGTTCTGGATCCAG aaGACGTGAGCGATCCAGAGAGAGGGACCACAGTAGGTCACGAGAAAAAAGTAGGCGCCACAAATCACGTAGTAGAGATCGTCATGATGACTACTATCGGGAAAGAAGCCGTGAAAGAGAGAGGCATCGTGATCGTGACAGAGATCGCGACAGAGAAcgagacagagagagagaatatcGTCATCGTTAA
- the CPSF6 gene encoding cleavage and polyadenylation specificity factor subunit 6 isoform X4, whose product MADGVDHIDIYADVGEEFNQEAEYGGHDQIDLYDDVISPSANNGDAPEDRDYMDSLPPSVGDDVGKGAAPNVVYTYTGKRIALYIGNLTWWTTDEDLTEAVHSLGVNDILEIKFFENRANGQSKGFALVGVGSEASSKKLMDLLPKRELHGQNPVVTPCNKQFLSQFEMQSRKTTQSGQMSGEGKAGPPGGSSRAAFPPSNRGRGRFPGAIPGGDRFPGPAGPGGPPPPFPAGQTPPRPPLGPPGPPGPPGPPPPGQVLPPPLAGPPNRGDRPPPPVLFPGQPFGQPPLGPLPPGPPPPVPGYGPPPGPPPPQQGPPPPPGPFPPRPPGPLGPPLTLAPPPHLPGPPPGAPPPAPHVNPAFFPPPANSGIPTSDSRGPPPTDPYGRPPPYDRGDYGPPGREMDAARTPLSEAEFEEIMNRNRAISSSAISRAVSDASAGDYGSAIETLVTAISLIKQSKVSADDRCKVLISSLQDCLHGIESKSYGSGSRRERSRERDHSRSREKSRRHKSRSRDRHDDYYRERSRERERHRDRDRDRDRERDREREYRHR is encoded by the exons ATGGCGGACGGCGTGGACCACATCGACATCTACGCCGATGTGGGCGAGGAATTCAACCAG GAAGCTGAATATGGTGGACATGATCAGATTGATTTATATGATGATGTAATTTCTCCATCTGCGAATAATGGAGATGCCCCAGAAGATCGTGATTACATGGATTCTCTCCCACCATCTGTTGGGGATGATGTAGGTAAAGGAGCTGCACCAAATGTTGTCTATACGTATACTGGAAAAAGAATTGCCTTGTACATTGGAAATCTTACTTGG tggacAACAGATGAAGACTTAACTGAAGCAGTTCATTCACTGGGGGTAAATGATATTTTGGAGAtaaaattttttgaaaatcGTGCTAATGGCCAGTCTAAAGG gtTTGCCCTTGTGGGTGTGGGATCAGAAGCATCCTCCAAAAAGTTGATGGATTTATTGCCTAAAAGAGAATTGCATGGGCAGAATCCTGTTGTGACTCCATGTAATAAACAATTTCTGAGTCAGTTTGAAATGCAGTCAAGGAAAA CCACACAGTCTGGCCAGATGTCTGGGGAAGGTAAAGCTGGTCCCCCAGGAGGAAGCTCACGAGCAGCGTTTCCACCTAGTAACAGAGGGCGAGGTCGTTTTCCAGGTGCCATTCCAGGTGGAGACAGATTCCCTGGACCTGCAGGGCCAGGAGGGCCACCACCACCTTTCCCAG ctggaCAAACTCCCCCACGTCCACCTTTAGGTCCTCCTGGCCCACCAGGCCCACCAGGCCCTCCACCTCCTGGTCAGGTCCTCCCACCTCCATTAGCTGGACCTCCTAATCGTGGTGACCGTCCACCACCACCAGTTCTGTTTCCAGGACAGCCTTTTGGTCAGCCTCCACTTGGGCCACTTCCTCCAGGCCCTCCACCACCAGTACCAGGCTATGGGCCACCACCAGGTCCGCCACCACCTCAGCAGGGTCCACCTCCACCTCCAGGTCCATTTCCCCCTCGTCCGCCTGGCCCTCTTGGGCCACCCCTGACTCTTGCTCCTCCTCCACACCTCCCTGGGCCACCTCCAGGTGCTCCACCACCTGCACCACATGTGAATCCAGCTTTCTTCCCCCCACCTGCCAATAGTGGCATACCTACTTCAGACAGCCGTGGCCCACCTCCGACAGATCCATATGGCCGACCTCCACCATATGACAGAGGTGACTATGGGCCACCTGGAAG AGAAATGGATGCTGCAAGGACACCTCTAAGTGAAGCAGAATTTGAAGAAATCATGAATAGAAATAGGGCGATCTCGAGCAGTGCCATTTCGAGAGCTGTATCAGATGCCAGTGCTG GGGACTATGGAAGTGCTATAGAGACCTTGGTAACTGCAATTTCCTTAATTAAACAGTCCAAAGTATCTGCGGATGATCGCTGTAAAGTACTTATTAGCTCTCTTCAGGACTGCCTTCATGGAATTGAGTCCAAGTCTTATGGTTCTGGATCCAG ACGTGAGCGATCCAGAGAGAGGGACCACAGTAGGTCACGAGAAAAAAGTAGGCGCCACAAATCACGTAGTAGAGATCGTCATGATGACTACTATCGGGAAAGAAGCCGTGAAAGAGAGAGGCATCGTGATCGTGACAGAGATCGCGACAGAGAAcgagacagagagagagaatatcGTCATCGTTAA
- the CPSF6 gene encoding cleavage and polyadenylation specificity factor subunit 6 isoform X3, with product MADGVDHIDIYADVGEEFNQEAEYGGHDQIDLYDDVISPSANNGDAPEDRDYMDSLPPSVGDDVGKGAAPNVVYTYTGKRIALYIGNLTWWTTDEDLTEAVHSLGVNDILEIKFFENRANGQSKGFALVGVGSEASSKKLMDLLPKRELHGQNPVVTPCNKQFLSQFEMQSRKTTQSGQMSGEGKAGPPGGSSRAAFPPSNRGRGRFPGAIPGGDRFPGPAGPGGPPPPFPAGQTPPRPPLGPPGPPGPPGPPPPGQVLPPPLAGPPNRGDRPPPPVLFPGQPFGQPPLGPLPPGPPPPVPGYGPPPGPPPPQQGPPPPPGPFPPRPPGPLGPPLTLAPPPHLPGPPPGAPPPAPHVNPAFFPPPANSGIPTSDSRGPPPTDPYGRPPPYDRGDYGPPGREMDAARTPLSEAEFEEIMNRNRAISSSAISRAVSDASAGDYGSAIETLVTAISLIKQSKVSADDRCKVLISSLQDCLHGIESKSYGSGSRRRERSRERDHSRSREKSRRHKSRSRDRHDDYYRERSRERERHRDRDRDRDRERDREREYRHR from the exons ATGGCGGACGGCGTGGACCACATCGACATCTACGCCGATGTGGGCGAGGAATTCAACCAG GAAGCTGAATATGGTGGACATGATCAGATTGATTTATATGATGATGTAATTTCTCCATCTGCGAATAATGGAGATGCCCCAGAAGATCGTGATTACATGGATTCTCTCCCACCATCTGTTGGGGATGATGTAGGTAAAGGAGCTGCACCAAATGTTGTCTATACGTATACTGGAAAAAGAATTGCCTTGTACATTGGAAATCTTACTTGG tggacAACAGATGAAGACTTAACTGAAGCAGTTCATTCACTGGGGGTAAATGATATTTTGGAGAtaaaattttttgaaaatcGTGCTAATGGCCAGTCTAAAGG gtTTGCCCTTGTGGGTGTGGGATCAGAAGCATCCTCCAAAAAGTTGATGGATTTATTGCCTAAAAGAGAATTGCATGGGCAGAATCCTGTTGTGACTCCATGTAATAAACAATTTCTGAGTCAGTTTGAAATGCAGTCAAGGAAAA CCACACAGTCTGGCCAGATGTCTGGGGAAGGTAAAGCTGGTCCCCCAGGAGGAAGCTCACGAGCAGCGTTTCCACCTAGTAACAGAGGGCGAGGTCGTTTTCCAGGTGCCATTCCAGGTGGAGACAGATTCCCTGGACCTGCAGGGCCAGGAGGGCCACCACCACCTTTCCCAG ctggaCAAACTCCCCCACGTCCACCTTTAGGTCCTCCTGGCCCACCAGGCCCACCAGGCCCTCCACCTCCTGGTCAGGTCCTCCCACCTCCATTAGCTGGACCTCCTAATCGTGGTGACCGTCCACCACCACCAGTTCTGTTTCCAGGACAGCCTTTTGGTCAGCCTCCACTTGGGCCACTTCCTCCAGGCCCTCCACCACCAGTACCAGGCTATGGGCCACCACCAGGTCCGCCACCACCTCAGCAGGGTCCACCTCCACCTCCAGGTCCATTTCCCCCTCGTCCGCCTGGCCCTCTTGGGCCACCCCTGACTCTTGCTCCTCCTCCACACCTCCCTGGGCCACCTCCAGGTGCTCCACCACCTGCACCACATGTGAATCCAGCTTTCTTCCCCCCACCTGCCAATAGTGGCATACCTACTTCAGACAGCCGTGGCCCACCTCCGACAGATCCATATGGCCGACCTCCACCATATGACAGAGGTGACTATGGGCCACCTGGAAG AGAAATGGATGCTGCAAGGACACCTCTAAGTGAAGCAGAATTTGAAGAAATCATGAATAGAAATAGGGCGATCTCGAGCAGTGCCATTTCGAGAGCTGTATCAGATGCCAGTGCTG GGGACTATGGAAGTGCTATAGAGACCTTGGTAACTGCAATTTCCTTAATTAAACAGTCCAAAGTATCTGCGGATGATCGCTGTAAAGTACTTATTAGCTCTCTTCAGGACTGCCTTCATGGAATTGAGTCCAAGTCTTATGGTTCTGGATCCAG aaGACGTGAGCGATCCAGAGAGAGGGACCACAGTAGGTCACGAGAAAAAAGTAGGCGCCACAAATCACGTAGTAGAGATCGTCATGATGACTACTATCGGGAAAGAAGCCGTGAAAGAGAGAGGCATCGTGATCGTGACAGAGATCGCGACAGAGAAcgagacagagagagagaatatcGTCATCGTTAA